Proteins encoded within one genomic window of Micromonospora halotolerans:
- a CDS encoding SDR family oxidoreductase, producing the protein MPLTRSLDDATVVITGASSGIGAATAYALARRGADVVLAARTEEALRRVADRCRELGGRALVVPTDVTDPEAVERLAARAAGEFGRIDAWVNNAAVGTVGLFDEIPVSEFRRVVEVNLLGTVHGTRAALPWLDAAGGGVLVNNASVLAEVAMPYQSAYNATKHAIRGLADTVRQELRVTGRGHISLCTVLPASIDTPFFRHAANHTGRELTPPPPVYPPDLVAETIVRLLRRPRREAYAGGAARLMGLQWRLAPALAERALGWYTARTQFGPGVRLDATGNVFHADAAAERTDGWQGRRAQLIRLTAAFGLAAAGTAVGTMAAMSRRPRTER; encoded by the coding sequence ATGCCTCTCACCCGCAGCCTCGACGACGCCACCGTCGTGATCACCGGCGCCTCCAGCGGGATCGGCGCGGCCACTGCGTACGCGCTGGCCCGGCGGGGCGCCGACGTGGTGCTGGCCGCCCGGACCGAGGAGGCGCTGCGCCGGGTCGCCGACCGCTGCCGGGAGCTGGGCGGGCGGGCGCTGGTGGTGCCGACCGACGTGACCGATCCGGAGGCGGTGGAGCGGCTCGCGGCGCGGGCGGCCGGCGAGTTCGGGCGGATCGACGCCTGGGTCAACAACGCGGCGGTGGGCACGGTGGGGCTCTTCGACGAGATCCCGGTGAGCGAGTTCCGCCGGGTGGTCGAGGTGAACCTGCTCGGCACCGTCCACGGGACCAGGGCCGCGCTGCCCTGGCTCGACGCGGCGGGCGGCGGGGTGCTGGTCAACAACGCCTCGGTGCTGGCGGAGGTGGCCATGCCGTACCAGTCGGCGTACAACGCCACGAAGCACGCCATCCGGGGGCTGGCCGACACGGTCCGGCAGGAGCTGCGGGTCACCGGCCGCGGCCACATCTCGCTCTGCACGGTGCTGCCGGCCAGCATCGACACCCCGTTCTTCCGGCACGCCGCCAACCACACCGGGCGGGAGCTGACCCCGCCGCCACCGGTGTACCCGCCGGACCTGGTGGCCGAGACGATCGTCCGGCTGCTGCGCCGGCCGCGCCGCGAGGCGTACGCCGGGGGCGCGGCCCGGCTCATGGGCCTCCAGTGGCGGCTCGCCCCGGCGCTGGCCGAGCGGGCGCTCGGCTGGTACACGGCGCGCACCCAGTTCGGCCCGGGGGTACGCCTGGACGCCACCGGCAACGTGTTCCACGCCGACGCGGCGGCCGAGCGGACCGATGGTTGGCAGGGCCGGCGGGCGCAGCTGATCCGGCTCACGGCGGCCTTCGGGCTGGCGGCTGCCGGCACCGCTGTCGGCACCATGGCGGCGATGAGTCGGCGTCCCCGGACGGAACGCTGA
- a CDS encoding glycosyltransferase, which produces MRVGLVCAHAGPSVDGPTVGTHQHIARVAAELAARGHDVRVYERRDAQGQESVDVDGYHLERVPVGPPAPLPTAELVPYVTEFGRWLAQRWSDDWAPEVVHGHYWVGGLAAAHAVRETDIPVVQTFHSLGVEQLRHLGGRYDGPGERIPLERALTRAVDIAVAQCNDEVDELTRMGLQRTSVAMVPTGVDTAQFHPDGEAAPRDQRARILSVGGLAAGHGQEDLIRAMRLVGDAELVIAGGPPAEQLADHAEARRLRELAERTGVADQVKLVGAVPHDQMATWYRSADVVACTPHYSSAGRVSLEAMACGVPVVGYAMGGIADAVVDEVTGKLVPPGDVRTLGVTLRRILADNAGRFAYGHAAVDRVRCSYTWERTAGALERLYERVIGRRKPAEPPVAVTRPVEVAADRRGPVEAA; this is translated from the coding sequence ATGCGCGTCGGCCTTGTGTGCGCGCACGCCGGCCCGTCCGTCGACGGTCCCACCGTCGGGACCCACCAGCACATCGCGCGGGTGGCGGCCGAACTCGCCGCGCGGGGCCACGACGTCCGGGTGTACGAGCGCCGCGACGCGCAGGGCCAGGAGTCCGTGGACGTGGACGGTTACCACCTGGAGCGGGTCCCCGTCGGCCCGCCCGCCCCGTTGCCCACCGCCGAACTGGTCCCGTACGTCACCGAGTTCGGCCGCTGGCTGGCACAGCGGTGGTCCGACGACTGGGCGCCCGAGGTGGTGCACGGGCACTACTGGGTCGGCGGTCTGGCCGCCGCCCACGCCGTCCGGGAGACCGACATCCCGGTGGTGCAGACCTTCCACTCCCTCGGCGTCGAGCAGCTGCGCCACCTCGGCGGCCGGTACGACGGGCCGGGGGAGCGGATCCCGCTGGAACGGGCGCTGACCCGGGCCGTCGACATCGCCGTGGCCCAGTGCAACGACGAGGTCGACGAGCTGACCCGGATGGGACTGCAGCGCACCTCGGTGGCCATGGTGCCGACCGGGGTCGACACCGCGCAGTTCCACCCGGACGGCGAGGCGGCCCCCCGCGACCAGCGGGCCCGCATCCTCTCCGTCGGCGGGCTCGCGGCCGGCCACGGCCAGGAGGACCTGATCCGGGCCATGCGGCTGGTCGGCGACGCCGAGCTGGTGATCGCCGGCGGCCCGCCGGCCGAGCAGCTCGCCGACCACGCCGAGGCGCGCCGGCTGCGCGAGCTGGCCGAGCGGACCGGGGTGGCCGACCAGGTGAAGCTGGTCGGCGCGGTCCCGCACGACCAGATGGCCACCTGGTACCGCTCCGCCGACGTGGTCGCCTGCACCCCGCACTACTCCTCGGCCGGCCGGGTGTCGCTGGAGGCGATGGCCTGCGGCGTCCCGGTGGTCGGCTACGCCATGGGCGGCATCGCCGACGCGGTGGTCGACGAGGTGACCGGCAAGCTGGTGCCGCCCGGGGACGTACGCACCCTCGGGGTCACCCTGCGCCGGATCCTCGCCGACAACGCCGGGCGGTTCGCGTACGGGCACGCCGCCGTGGACCGGGTCCGGTGCAGCTACACGTGGGAACGGACGGCCGGCGCGCTGGAGCGGCTCTACGAGCGGGTGATCGGGCGCCGCAAGCCGGCCGAGCCGCCGGTCGCGGTCACGCGCCCCGTCGAGGTCGCCGCCGACCGGCGCGGACCCGTCGAGGCGGCCTGA
- the hisN gene encoding histidinol-phosphatase: protein MTGYADDLALAHRLADAADAVATARFRALDLRVESKPDLTPVSDADTAVEREIRALLAAHRPGDGLLGEEYGEQPATGPDGRRWVVDPIDGTKNFVRGVPVWATLIALLEGDRPVLGLVSAPALQRRWWAARGAGAFAGPDAASGAPIRVSGVTTLADASFCYSSLTGWEEAGRLDAVLQIMRDAWRSRAYGDFYGYMLLAEGALDVMVEPELSLWDIAALVPIVTEAGGTVTDLAGRPAPAGEGSGEHSAVASNGALHDDILARLGRPAER from the coding sequence ATGACCGGGTACGCCGACGACCTCGCCCTCGCCCACCGGCTCGCCGACGCCGCCGACGCGGTCGCCACGGCCCGGTTCCGCGCCCTCGACCTGCGGGTCGAGTCGAAGCCCGACCTGACCCCGGTGTCCGACGCGGACACGGCCGTGGAGCGGGAGATCCGCGCCCTGCTGGCCGCCCACCGCCCCGGCGACGGCCTGCTCGGCGAGGAGTACGGCGAGCAGCCCGCCACCGGCCCCGACGGGCGGCGCTGGGTCGTCGACCCGATCGACGGCACCAAGAACTTCGTCCGGGGCGTACCCGTGTGGGCGACCCTGATCGCGCTGCTGGAGGGTGACCGGCCGGTGCTCGGCCTGGTGTCCGCCCCCGCGCTGCAACGGCGCTGGTGGGCGGCCCGCGGTGCGGGCGCCTTCGCCGGCCCCGACGCGGCCTCCGGCGCGCCGATCCGGGTCTCCGGGGTGACCACCCTGGCCGACGCCAGCTTCTGCTACTCCTCCCTGACCGGGTGGGAGGAGGCCGGCCGGCTGGACGCGGTGCTCCAGATCATGCGGGACGCCTGGCGCAGCCGGGCCTACGGCGACTTCTACGGCTACATGCTGCTGGCCGAGGGGGCGCTGGACGTCATGGTGGAGCCGGAACTGTCGCTCTGGGACATCGCGGCGCTGGTCCCGATCGTCACCGAGGCGGGCGGCACGGTCACCGACCTGGCCGGGCGACCGGCCCCGGCCGGGGAGGGCTCCGGCGAGCACAGCGCCGTCGCCAGCAACGGCGCGCTGCACGACGACATCCTGGCCCGGCTCGGCCGGCCGGCCGAGCGCTGA
- the rsgA gene encoding ribosome small subunit-dependent GTPase A encodes MFLDAGPDSPTVTAMRARELGRKSVVVGDRVGLVGDTSGAPGALARIVRIAERRSVLRRTAEDDATTAEGRLERVVVANADQLVIVSALADPPPRTGFIDRCLVAAYDADIEPLLCLTKADLAGPEAVLGYYTELELPYVLIRPDSDLAALRALLAGRVSVMVGHSGVGKSTLVNRLVPEADRAVGTVSAIGRGRHTSTSAVALGLPPHPHADSEGAPGWIIDTPGVRSFGLAHVSAESLLHGFPDLVEATVDCPANCQHTAEEADCALDAWVAAGKADPRRLASYRRLLASRSGEGDVREPERNPGDPLAGS; translated from the coding sequence GTGTTCCTCGACGCCGGGCCCGACTCCCCGACCGTGACCGCCATGCGGGCCCGCGAGCTGGGCCGCAAGTCGGTGGTGGTGGGCGACCGCGTGGGCCTGGTCGGCGACACCTCGGGCGCCCCCGGCGCGCTGGCCCGGATCGTCCGCATCGCCGAGCGCCGCTCGGTGCTGCGGCGGACGGCGGAGGACGACGCCACCACCGCCGAGGGGCGGCTCGAGCGGGTGGTCGTGGCGAACGCCGACCAGCTCGTGATCGTCAGCGCGCTGGCCGATCCGCCACCGCGCACCGGGTTCATCGACCGCTGCCTGGTGGCCGCGTACGACGCCGACATCGAGCCGCTGCTCTGCCTCACCAAGGCCGACCTGGCCGGCCCGGAGGCGGTGCTCGGCTACTACACCGAGCTGGAGCTGCCGTACGTGCTGATCCGGCCGGACTCGGACCTGGCCGCGCTGCGCGCGCTGCTCGCCGGGCGGGTGTCGGTCATGGTCGGGCACTCCGGGGTGGGCAAGTCGACGCTGGTCAACCGCCTCGTGCCGGAGGCCGACCGGGCGGTCGGCACGGTCAGCGCGATCGGCCGGGGCCGGCACACCTCGACCAGCGCCGTGGCGCTCGGGCTGCCCCCGCACCCGCACGCCGACTCCGAGGGCGCTCCGGGCTGGATCATCGACACCCCGGGCGTGCGCAGCTTCGGGCTGGCGCACGTCTCCGCGGAGAGCCTGCTGCACGGCTTCCCGGACCTGGTGGAGGCGACCGTCGACTGCCCGGCCAACTGCCAGCACACCGCCGAGGAGGCGGACTGCGCGCTGGACGCCTGGGTGGCCGCCGGCAAGGCGGACCCGCGCCGGCTGGCCTCGTACCGCCGGCTGCTGGCCTCCCGCAGCGGCGAGGGCGACGTGCGCGAGCCGGAGCGGAACCCCGGCGACCCGCTCGCCGGTTCCTGA
- the aroA gene encoding 3-phosphoshikimate 1-carboxyvinyltransferase, with protein sequence MGNRTATRPPQPWTAPTASDPVAATLRLPGSKSMTARALVLGALASGPSTLDRPLRARDTELMAGGLRELGAHMSVSDDDRWLVRPHPLVGPAHVDVGLAGTVMRFLPPVAGLAEGRVTFDGDPHARTRPLGPLIGALRSLGVRIDAPPVGSLPLVVLGAGRVTGGEVVIDASASSQLVSGLLLAGPRFDRGVVVRHEGPPVPSAPHLRMTVQMLRAAGAAVDDTTPDVWAVEPGPLTGRGWEIEPDLSGAAPFFAAALVTGGEVTLQGWPRSSLQPVEQLRGLLHRMGGEVILGTDGLTVRGTGTVRGLDADLSDVGELTPVLTALAMLADSPSRLTGVGHIRGHETDRVAALAKEFAALGADLTETTDGLEIRPRPLRGGTFRTYDDHRMAHAAAVAGLAVPGIEVDDVSCTSKTMPEFPALWSGMVTGKN encoded by the coding sequence GTGGGGAATCGAACCGCGACGCGGCCGCCGCAGCCGTGGACCGCGCCGACCGCGAGCGACCCGGTCGCCGCGACGCTGCGCCTGCCCGGCTCCAAGTCGATGACCGCCCGGGCCCTGGTGCTCGGCGCGCTGGCCAGCGGGCCGTCGACGCTCGACCGGCCGCTGCGCGCCCGGGACACCGAGTTGATGGCCGGCGGCCTGCGCGAGCTGGGCGCGCACATGTCCGTCTCCGACGACGACCGCTGGCTGGTCCGGCCGCACCCGCTGGTCGGCCCGGCGCACGTCGACGTCGGCCTGGCCGGCACGGTGATGCGGTTCCTGCCGCCGGTGGCCGGCCTGGCCGAGGGCCGGGTCACCTTCGACGGCGACCCGCACGCCCGGACCCGCCCGCTCGGCCCGCTGATCGGCGCGCTGCGCTCCCTCGGCGTCCGCATCGACGCCCCGCCGGTCGGCAGCCTGCCGCTGGTCGTCCTCGGCGCCGGCCGGGTCACCGGCGGCGAGGTGGTCATCGACGCCTCCGCCTCCAGCCAGCTCGTCTCCGGGCTGCTGCTGGCCGGGCCGCGCTTCGACCGGGGCGTGGTGGTCCGGCACGAGGGGCCGCCGGTGCCGTCCGCCCCGCACCTGCGGATGACCGTGCAGATGCTGCGCGCCGCCGGGGCGGCGGTCGACGACACCACGCCCGACGTCTGGGCGGTCGAGCCCGGCCCGCTGACCGGCCGCGGCTGGGAGATCGAGCCCGACCTGTCCGGAGCGGCGCCGTTCTTCGCCGCCGCCCTGGTCACCGGCGGCGAGGTGACCCTCCAGGGCTGGCCGCGCAGCAGTCTCCAGCCGGTCGAGCAGCTGCGCGGGCTGCTGCACCGGATGGGCGGCGAAGTGATCCTGGGCACCGACGGGCTGACCGTGCGGGGCACCGGCACGGTCCGCGGGCTGGACGCCGACCTCTCCGACGTCGGCGAGCTGACCCCGGTGCTGACCGCGCTGGCCATGCTGGCCGACTCCCCGTCCCGGCTGACCGGCGTGGGCCACATCCGGGGGCACGAGACCGACCGGGTCGCCGCCCTCGCCAAGGAGTTCGCCGCGCTGGGCGCGGACCTCACCGAGACCACCGACGGGCTGGAGATCCGGCCCCGCCCGCTGCGCGGCGGGACCTTCCGGACGTACGACGACCACCGGATGGCGCACGCCGCGGCGGTGGCCGGGCTGGCGGTCCCCGGCATCGAGGTCGACGACGTGTCGTGCACCTCGAAGACCATGCCGGAGTTCCCGGCGCTATGGTCAGGGATGGTGACCGGCAAGAACTGA
- a CDS encoding SOS response-associated peptidase — protein MCGRYATTRSAGDLSALFESSDETGGVGPDFNVAPTDPVPLVRLAPEGHRLLSVGRWGLVPHWSRTAASAARMINARVETIATSRAYAPSFARRRCLVPADGWYEWVRQADGRRQPYFMTPRDGSVLAFAGIWSVWEPAGEARLTFSVLTTAAVGELAEVHDRMPLLLPRERWASWLGAAAEPAELLAPPAPAWLAGLEIRPVSPAVGDVRNDGPELTARVPLARAEAETEMTLF, from the coding sequence ATGTGCGGGAGGTACGCGACGACCCGGAGCGCGGGCGACCTGAGCGCGCTGTTCGAGTCGTCCGACGAGACCGGCGGGGTCGGCCCGGACTTCAACGTCGCCCCGACCGATCCCGTGCCGCTCGTCCGGCTGGCTCCGGAGGGGCACCGGCTGCTCTCCGTCGGCCGCTGGGGGCTGGTGCCGCACTGGTCCCGCACCGCCGCCAGCGCCGCCCGCATGATCAACGCGCGGGTGGAGACGATCGCCACCAGCCGGGCGTACGCCCCGTCGTTCGCCCGCCGGCGCTGCCTGGTCCCGGCCGACGGCTGGTACGAGTGGGTCCGGCAGGCCGACGGCCGGCGGCAGCCCTATTTCATGACCCCGCGTGACGGTTCGGTGCTGGCCTTCGCGGGGATCTGGTCGGTCTGGGAGCCGGCCGGCGAGGCCCGGCTCACGTTCAGCGTGCTGACCACCGCGGCGGTCGGCGAGCTGGCCGAGGTGCACGACCGGATGCCGCTGCTGCTGCCCCGGGAGCGCTGGGCGTCCTGGCTCGGCGCCGCCGCCGAGCCCGCCGAGCTGCTCGCGCCGCCCGCCCCGGCCTGGTTGGCGGGGCTGGAGATCCGCCCGGTCTCGCCGGCGGTCGGCGACGTCCGCAACGACGGCCCGGAGCTGACCGCCCGGGTCCCCCTGGCGCGTGCGGAGGCCGAGACGGAAATGACCCTGTTCTGA
- a CDS encoding WhiB family transcriptional regulator translates to MTRARMPRPHEVAAARRDPRLLRALRERRHDEAWRTRGTCQSVDPETFFPAPNEPADAAVALCRSCDVQGSCLAWALEVGDCHGVWGGTTPRERRAMLVAWRSEVRPDPDALDEAGPPVRDRLLTLVPSS, encoded by the coding sequence TTGACACGGGCACGCATGCCCCGCCCGCACGAGGTGGCCGCCGCGCGGCGAGATCCGCGACTGCTGCGGGCCCTGCGCGAGCGGCGCCACGACGAGGCGTGGCGGACCAGAGGAACCTGCCAGAGCGTGGATCCGGAGACGTTCTTCCCGGCGCCCAACGAACCGGCCGACGCGGCCGTGGCGCTCTGCCGCAGTTGCGACGTCCAGGGGTCCTGCCTCGCCTGGGCCCTGGAGGTGGGTGACTGCCACGGCGTCTGGGGCGGCACCACACCGCGCGAGCGGCGGGCCATGCTGGTCGCCTGGCGCAGCGAGGTGCGGCCGGATCCGGACGCCCTCGATGAGGCCGGCCCACCGGTCCGCGACCGCCTGCTCACGCTGGTGCCGTCGAGCTGA
- a CDS encoding alpha/beta hydrolase family protein gives MRHSDEIGTPRGPARVHIDPPVARGATVVVLGHGAGGDVDAPDLVAVRDALVDAGAGVVRVTQPYRVTGRRAPAPAGHLDEAWTAVLAALRTRHPEAARWVVGGRSSGARVACRTAQAVGAAGIVALAFPLHPPGRPERSRAEELRTGLPTLVVNGDRDPFGVPEPGPGVEVVTRPGERHDLRGDPAATAAVVRDWLRARGWLPA, from the coding sequence GTGCGGCACAGTGACGAGATCGGGACACCCCGCGGACCGGCCCGGGTCCACATCGACCCGCCGGTGGCCCGCGGCGCCACCGTGGTGGTGCTCGGTCACGGGGCCGGCGGCGACGTGGACGCCCCGGACCTGGTGGCGGTCCGGGACGCGCTGGTCGACGCCGGCGCGGGTGTGGTCCGGGTGACCCAGCCGTACCGGGTCACGGGCCGGCGCGCCCCCGCCCCGGCCGGGCACCTCGACGAGGCGTGGACGGCCGTGCTGGCCGCACTCCGCACCCGCCACCCGGAGGCGGCCCGCTGGGTGGTCGGCGGCCGGTCCAGCGGCGCCCGGGTCGCCTGCCGCACCGCCCAGGCGGTCGGCGCGGCCGGCATCGTCGCGCTGGCGTTCCCGCTGCACCCGCCCGGGCGGCCGGAACGCTCGCGGGCCGAGGAACTGCGCACCGGCCTGCCCACGCTGGTGGTCAACGGCGACCGGGACCCGTTCGGGGTGCCCGAGCCCGGGCCCGGCGTCGAGGTGGTGACCCGTCCGGGTGAGCGGCACGACCTCCGCGGCGACCCGGCGGCCACGGCAGCCGTCGTCCGCGACTGGCTCCGGGCCCGGGGCTGGCTTCCCGCCTGA